ACTTACGATATAGATAGTAGAACTTCCAAATTAGCAGGGGCTTTAATATATGATGTAATGTTAAATTTAAAAAAATAAATAAAAGTTTGAGGGGGTAAAGTATGAATTTTGGTTTCAATGAACTAGGAATTTTGTTTAATTTTGATATGATAGGGACTATTGCTATTGGATTAATTTCTTTAATTGTTGGTAAAAAAATGAAAGAAAAATTAACTTTTCTTGATAGATTTGGAATACCAGCAGCTGTATTGGGAGGTATCTTATTTGCAACAGTTCATTTAATTATAAGAGTTATTGGTGTAGGAAGTATATCTTATGATACAACTTTCCAAACTCCTTTTATGGTTGTATTTTTCACAACAATAGGATTAGGTTCTTCAATAGAGGGATTAAAAAAAGGTGGAAAATTATTAATTATTTTCTGGCTTTTAAGTGGAGTTATGACATTTATGCAAACTGTAATAGGTGTAAGTCTTGCAAAAGTAACTGGAATTAATCCATTATTAGGAGTAATGGCTGGGTCAGTTTCAATGTCAGGAGGACATGGTTCAGCTGGAGCTTTTGGTCAAACAATAGAAGAATTAGGAGTAACTGGAGGGTTAACAGTAGCTTTATCAGCAGCTACTTTTGGACTTATAGCTGGAGGACTTTTAGGTTCACCATTAGCTATTCATTTAATTAGAAAATTTAATCTAAAACCAAAAGATGTAGTAAATAAAGACCAAGTTGAGAAAAAATCATCTACAGAAAGAAGAGAAATTACTTTTAATTCAATGATGAGCCATGTAACAATGCTTTCAATTGTAATGACTCTAGGAATTGCTTTAAGTACTTTCTTAAAATCTCAATTAGGAATTGCTTTACCTTCATATGTAGGGGCTATGTTCTGTGCAATTATTTTTAATAATTTAAACATTAAATTCAAATGGCTTGATTT
This genomic interval from Fusobacterium sp. FSA-380-WT-3A contains the following:
- the gltS gene encoding sodium/glutamate symporter; this translates as MNFGFNELGILFNFDMIGTIAIGLISLIVGKKMKEKLTFLDRFGIPAAVLGGILFATVHLIIRVIGVGSISYDTTFQTPFMVVFFTTIGLGSSIEGLKKGGKLLIIFWLLSGVMTFMQTVIGVSLAKVTGINPLLGVMAGSVSMSGGHGSAGAFGQTIEELGVTGGLTVALSAATFGLIAGGLLGSPLAIHLIRKFNLKPKDVVNKDQVEKKSSTERREITFNSMMSHVTMLSIVMTLGIALSTFLKSQLGIALPSYVGAMFCAIIFNNLNIKFKWLDLDRNLLNIIGETSLNIFLSMALISLKLWELAALAVPLLIILMAQVLFMWVYTRFIVFKAMGGDYDAAVMISGMCGSGLGATTNAMINMEEVSSKYGYTVNPYLIVPLTGAFLIDIFQMPVIITAINMFK